Proteins encoded by one window of Cylindrospermum stagnale PCC 7417:
- a CDS encoding class I SAM-dependent methyltransferase, with protein MLTSDKTFNYLNLGCGRRFHNAWTNIDFTSTDESIIGHNLVQGIPFLDASFDVVYHSHVLEHFTKSSADFFLKECYRVLSPQGVIRVVVPDLEQIAITYLLALEKARSGSPEWVDNYEWILLEMYDQTIRNKSGGEMGKYLSKELISNREFVIQRIGAEGKNFILSAEQRRNNKQDKPLLESEIKQFLKKIYRFLRYPTYRWETLLKLLLGEEYIALEIGRFRQGGEVHQWMYDNYSLKMLLEKCGFQNIIQQTATASYIPNWTSFNLDTEADGSVYKPDSIFLEAIKL; from the coding sequence ATGTTGACTTCTGATAAAACGTTTAATTATTTGAATCTTGGCTGTGGTCGTCGCTTTCATAATGCTTGGACTAATATAGACTTTACTTCAACAGATGAAAGTATAATTGGCCATAACTTAGTCCAAGGAATTCCGTTTCTAGATGCATCATTTGATGTTGTTTATCACTCTCATGTTCTAGAACATTTTACTAAATCATCCGCTGATTTTTTTTTGAAGGAATGCTATCGGGTCTTATCCCCTCAAGGGGTAATAAGAGTAGTCGTTCCAGATTTAGAACAAATAGCCATAACCTATCTATTAGCTCTAGAGAAAGCTAGATCTGGTTCCCCGGAATGGGTTGATAACTATGAATGGATATTATTAGAAATGTATGATCAAACCATTAGAAATAAATCTGGTGGGGAAATGGGAAAATATTTGTCTAAAGAGTTGATCTCTAATAGAGAATTTGTTATCCAGAGGATTGGTGCTGAAGGTAAAAATTTTATTTTATCTGCTGAACAGCGTCGAAATAATAAACAAGATAAACCGCTTTTAGAAAGCGAAATAAAGCAATTTTTAAAAAAAATTTATCGGTTTCTCCGCTATCCGACCTACCGATGGGAAACATTACTCAAATTACTGTTGGGTGAAGAATATATCGCTTTAGAAATTGGGCGCTTTCGCCAAGGAGGTGAGGTTCACCAATGGATGTATGACAACTATTCACTAAAAATGCTTTTGGAGAAATGCGGTTTTCAGAATATTATTCAGCAAACAGCTACTGCCAGTTATATTCCGAACTGGACTAGCTTTAATCTTGATACAGAAGCCGACGGAAGTGTTTACAAACCTGACTCTATTTTTCTGGAGGCGATTAAGCTGTAG
- a CDS encoding class I SAM-dependent methyltransferase, whose amino-acid sequence MTVLSPINKSSDVTRLSVFNTSQIIEAWQQQFQIDITKEIGGQEEIYLYRCNQTNLMFFVPFDIAGSDQLYEQLEKYDWYYMPDKWEHNVAEQDLENCQKVVEVGCGRGAFVERLCTKLKLEAQGIELNSNAVKYAQAKGISVSKLDVHDFSIDMANYFDAVCSFQVLEHISDPYIFLESLIRLVKPGGNLIISVPNAESFLKRIENHLLDQPPHHVTRWSRKSFDSLTSIFPLRVKKFRIEPLAEYHVDSYLLHQLFPMPKIILLEKIARRVSHHIVKPILKPILKNYSFVRNLIPGHTLYVCFEKLG is encoded by the coding sequence ATGACTGTATTGAGTCCTATTAATAAATCTAGCGATGTCACTAGACTAAGTGTTTTTAATACCAGTCAGATAATTGAAGCTTGGCAGCAGCAATTTCAAATAGATATTACAAAAGAAATTGGTGGACAAGAAGAAATTTATCTGTATCGCTGTAATCAGACAAATCTGATGTTTTTTGTACCTTTTGATATTGCTGGTTCTGATCAGCTATACGAGCAACTTGAAAAGTATGACTGGTATTATATGCCTGACAAATGGGAGCATAATGTTGCAGAGCAAGATTTAGAAAATTGTCAGAAAGTAGTAGAAGTGGGTTGCGGAAGAGGTGCTTTTGTAGAACGTCTCTGTACAAAACTAAAATTAGAAGCCCAGGGTATTGAACTAAATTCAAATGCAGTTAAATATGCCCAAGCAAAGGGAATTTCTGTTTCAAAATTAGATGTACATGATTTTTCAATTGATATGGCAAACTACTTTGATGCCGTTTGTTCATTTCAAGTTTTAGAGCATATTTCAGATCCTTATATTTTTTTAGAATCGTTAATTAGGCTAGTTAAGCCAGGCGGAAATTTAATCATATCTGTACCGAATGCTGAATCTTTCTTGAAAAGAATAGAAAATCATCTCTTAGATCAGCCACCTCATCACGTGACTCGATGGAGTCGAAAAAGTTTCGATAGCCTTACCTCTATTTTTCCTCTTAGAGTTAAGAAATTCAGGATAGAACCTTTGGCTGAGTACCACGTTGATTCTTATTTGTTACATCAATTATTTCCGATGCCAAAGATAATCTTGTTGGAAAAAATAGCCCGTCGAGTTTCCCATCATATTGTAAAACCTATTCTAAAACCCATACTAAAGAATTACTCTTTTGTGCGAAATTTGATTCCAGGGCATACGCTATATGTTTGTTTTGAGAAACTTGGCTAA
- a CDS encoding ABC transporter permease — translation MSSQEIASKQELVIEAGRTERQYWRDLWKYRELFYFLAWRDILVRYKQTAIGMVWALIRPFLTMVVFTVIFGKLANLPSEGVPYPILVFAGMLPWQFFANALGECSNSLISNANLISKVYFPRLIVPTSAVIVSFVDFMISGIILLGLMAWYNYVPSWRIITLPLFIAIAFAASMGVGLWLAALNVEYRDFRYIVPFIMQFGLYVSPVGFSSNIVPEQWRLLYSLNPMVGVIDGFRWAILGGESKLYWPGFSLSMALVVLLLWSGIWYFRKMERTFADVI, via the coding sequence ATGAGTAGTCAAGAGATTGCCTCCAAGCAAGAATTGGTGATTGAAGCCGGACGAACAGAACGCCAGTATTGGCGCGATCTGTGGAAATACAGAGAACTATTCTACTTTCTAGCTTGGCGTGACATTCTAGTGCGGTACAAGCAAACAGCAATTGGCATGGTTTGGGCACTAATCCGACCATTCTTGACAATGGTGGTGTTCACCGTGATCTTTGGAAAATTGGCAAATTTACCCTCAGAGGGTGTGCCATATCCAATACTGGTATTTGCAGGTATGTTACCCTGGCAGTTTTTTGCCAATGCCCTGGGTGAGTGTAGCAATAGTCTAATTAGCAATGCCAACTTGATCTCTAAAGTCTACTTCCCACGTCTGATTGTGCCCACCAGTGCCGTGATTGTCAGCTTTGTAGACTTTATGATTTCTGGCATAATTTTGTTGGGGCTAATGGCTTGGTATAACTATGTGCCTAGTTGGCGAATAATCACACTGCCATTATTCATTGCCATTGCCTTCGCTGCTTCGATGGGAGTAGGGCTATGGCTGGCAGCGTTAAATGTGGAATATCGAGATTTTCGCTATATAGTGCCGTTTATAATGCAGTTTGGTCTCTATGTATCCCCTGTAGGCTTTAGTAGTAATATTGTGCCAGAACAATGGCGGTTGCTTTACTCCTTAAACCCAATGGTAGGAGTAATTGATGGCTTCCGTTGGGCGATTTTAGGGGGAGAGTCGAAGCTTTACTGGCCTGGTTTTAGCCTGTCTATGGCGCTGGTAGTTTTGTTACTGTGGAGTGGAATTTGGTACTTTCGCAAGATGGAACGGACATTTGCTGATGTGATCTAA
- a CDS encoding pentapeptide repeat-containing protein, whose protein sequence is MANREHLALLKAGAVTWIEWRKKNPQIAPDLRGANLQGDNLRGANLQGVNLSKVDLSNALLVRANLGGADLTGANLYNAKLIEANLSAANLSAANLRGATLTQADMNCANLIGSDLSEANLKGAVITDANLIGADLRGANLRDADLGTSKLHRTNLCFANLIAVNLIAADLSEATLHEAEVMGAYLYKTDLYKANLTEAHLSGAYLLRANLTEADLSNADLSWTNLRGANLTGANLRGANLRGANLTGANLSSVNLHETIMPDSSMHN, encoded by the coding sequence ATGGCAAATCGAGAGCATCTAGCTTTACTCAAAGCAGGTGCAGTCACATGGATTGAGTGGAGAAAGAAAAATCCCCAGATTGCACCAGACCTCAGAGGCGCGAATCTACAAGGGGATAACCTCAGAGGCGCTAACCTCCAAGGGGTTAACTTGAGCAAGGTAGATCTAAGTAATGCTTTACTCGTACGAGCAAACCTCGGTGGTGCTGACCTCACTGGCGCTAATCTCTACAATGCCAAGCTTATAGAAGCTAACCTGAGTGCAGCTAATCTCAGTGCCGCTAACTTGAGGGGCGCCACACTTACACAAGCAGATATGAATTGTGCCAATCTGATTGGATCTGACTTGAGTGAGGCGAATCTCAAAGGCGCTGTGATCACTGACGCTAATCTGATTGGGGCTGACTTAAGGGGCGCTAACTTGAGAGATGCCGATTTGGGTACATCGAAGCTTCACCGAACTAACCTCTGTTTTGCAAACCTAATCGCGGTAAACTTGATTGCGGCTGACCTAAGTGAGGCAACCCTGCACGAGGCGGAAGTGATGGGGGCTTACCTTTATAAAACAGACCTTTACAAGGCTAATTTAACTGAGGCTCACCTGAGTGGTGCATACCTGTTACGGGCTAACCTAACAGAAGCTGACTTGAGCAACGCTGACTTGAGTTGGACTAACCTCAGAGGAGCTAACTTGACAGGTGCTAATCTCAGAGGAGCTAACCTTAGAGGAGCTAACTTGACAGGGGCTAACCTTAGCAGTGTGAACCTCCATGAGACAATTATGCCTGACTCGTCAATGCACAATTAG
- a CDS encoding glycosyltransferase family 4 protein — protein MRLNEWINQKLSPSISTRLEDQNHGSTKIQQSIKLSVITQFFPPDYAATGQLIEELVKQLGQQGIEIEVFTSQPGYAFSSDTAPSVEQAGRIRIQRSRTAQLWPGRIRGKAVNGVLYTLRAALHLFKNWRRSNILLLTTAPPFLPVIGYLIYLLFRLPYICILYDLYPDIAIALGVVSKDHWITRVWQAINRQIWLNAKGIVVLSPGMKQQITAICPQIADKISVIHSWSDPEVIVPIAKQENWFAWKYDLVKKFTVLYSGNMGRCHDIETILEAAKHLQDEPVQFVFIGSGAKRDDAIQQVKQFGLKNFLFLPYQDKQVLPYSLTACDLSLVSVDASTENLVVPSKLYSALASGRPVAVICSQYSYLKQLIAEAQCGSTFDNGDSHSLAQFIRLLIHDQQIGQRMGRAGRQYLRSHFTPRIISQQYLEVLQQVILADEMIAMSPSRTK, from the coding sequence ATGAGACTTAATGAATGGATTAACCAAAAATTGTCGCCATCCATTTCGACCAGACTAGAAGATCAGAATCATGGTTCTACAAAAATTCAGCAATCCATCAAACTATCTGTAATTACCCAGTTTTTTCCTCCAGACTATGCTGCTACGGGACAGTTGATTGAGGAACTCGTGAAACAGTTAGGGCAGCAAGGAATAGAGATTGAGGTATTTACAAGCCAGCCAGGATATGCATTTAGCTCTGATACAGCTCCCTCTGTTGAACAAGCGGGTAGAATCCGAATTCAGCGATCGCGCACAGCTCAATTATGGCCAGGGCGGATTCGTGGCAAAGCCGTCAATGGTGTCCTCTACACTTTGCGTGCTGCACTGCATCTGTTCAAAAATTGGCGTCGTAGCAACATATTGTTACTAACTACAGCTCCCCCATTTTTGCCGGTTATCGGATATCTGATCTATCTTTTGTTCCGACTTCCTTATATCTGCATACTCTATGACCTTTATCCCGATATTGCGATCGCACTAGGAGTAGTTTCAAAGGATCACTGGATCACACGAGTTTGGCAGGCAATCAACAGACAGATTTGGCTAAACGCTAAGGGGATTGTGGTACTGAGTCCGGGAATGAAACAGCAGATAACTGCCATTTGCCCACAGATAGCCGATAAAATTTCTGTGATTCACAGTTGGTCAGACCCAGAAGTGATCGTGCCAATTGCCAAGCAAGAAAACTGGTTTGCCTGGAAGTATGACCTAGTTAAAAAATTTACCGTATTATACTCTGGGAATATGGGTCGCTGTCACGATATAGAAACTATCCTGGAAGCAGCAAAGCATCTGCAAGATGAGCCGGTTCAGTTTGTCTTCATCGGCAGTGGCGCCAAACGTGATGATGCGATCCAGCAGGTGAAGCAATTCGGCTTGAAAAATTTCTTATTTCTCCCGTATCAAGACAAGCAGGTACTGCCCTATTCCCTCACAGCTTGCGATCTGTCACTGGTGAGTGTGGATGCATCTACAGAAAATTTGGTCGTCCCTAGTAAGCTCTACTCAGCCTTAGCCTCTGGACGTCCAGTAGCAGTGATTTGTTCACAGTATTCTTATCTGAAACAACTGATCGCCGAAGCTCAATGTGGTTCCACATTTGATAATGGAGACAGTCATAGTCTGGCTCAATTTATTCGCTTGCTGATTCATGATCAGCAAATAGGGCAGCGTATGGGTAGAGCCGGTCGTCAGTATTTGCGATCGCACTTCACACCGAGGATCATATCCCAACAATATCTTGAGGTTTTACAACAAGTGATACTGGCTGATGAAATGATAGCTATGTCTCCCAGTCGGACAAAATAA
- a CDS encoding ABC transporter ATP-binding protein → MSDTVIQIENLSKKYVLSHQQEGQSRYKSLRESISNGAKSLGKKIFTPVGKEIYSSTHEEFWALNDVSFEIKQGDRVGIVGRNGAGKSTLLKILSRITEPTKGKIRIKGRVASLLEVGTGFHPELTGRENIFLNGAILGMSKAEIQSKFDEIVEFAEVEKFLDTPVKRYSSGMYVRLAFAVASHIEPEILIVDEVLAVGDSQFQKKCLGKMEDVGKEGRTVIFVSHNMGIVTQLCTKGVLLNSGQIDSIGNVNSVVYKYLASHSNTNSSALKKLNPSTNKPIFFRELSIVDHHSKISSEIDIRYPFYIKIIYEVTSLIKDIELSVRFETHDGKVVFTTHQSDCQPEKINERNVGIYQVSIKIPSMFLMPDHYFISIGAHQPMIQTFDDHQHILSFTINETGTKLAKYQEYNNIGVVMIDLPWEEQNPVLANN, encoded by the coding sequence ATGTCTGATACAGTAATCCAAATAGAAAATCTGAGTAAAAAGTACGTTCTCAGCCATCAACAAGAAGGGCAAAGCAGATACAAATCTTTACGGGAATCAATCAGCAATGGCGCGAAGTCACTGGGTAAAAAAATCTTCACCCCTGTTGGTAAGGAAATATATAGTTCTACTCATGAAGAATTTTGGGCGTTGAATGATGTTTCTTTTGAGATTAAGCAAGGTGACAGAGTTGGCATTGTTGGGCGCAATGGTGCCGGGAAATCTACCCTTCTAAAAATTCTCAGCCGAATTACAGAACCCACAAAAGGGAAGATTCGCATTAAAGGGCGAGTTGCCAGTTTATTAGAAGTAGGAACAGGCTTTCATCCAGAGTTAACAGGAAGGGAAAATATTTTCCTCAATGGGGCAATACTGGGGATGAGTAAGGCAGAAATTCAAAGCAAATTTGATGAGATTGTAGAATTTGCAGAGGTAGAAAAGTTTTTAGACACACCAGTCAAGCGTTATTCCTCTGGAATGTACGTGCGTCTTGCTTTTGCTGTTGCATCTCATATAGAGCCAGAAATATTGATTGTAGACGAGGTGCTGGCAGTAGGAGATTCACAGTTTCAAAAGAAATGTTTAGGGAAGATGGAGGATGTAGGTAAAGAAGGACGAACGGTTATTTTTGTTAGCCACAACATGGGCATTGTTACACAACTATGCACTAAGGGAGTATTGCTTAACTCCGGTCAGATTGATAGCATTGGAAATGTTAATTCAGTAGTTTATAAATATTTAGCATCACATAGTAATACTAATAGTAGTGCCCTTAAAAAGCTAAATCCTAGTACTAATAAACCCATATTTTTTAGAGAACTTTCAATTGTTGATCATCATAGTAAAATTTCCTCGGAAATAGATATTCGTTATCCATTTTATATCAAAATCATTTATGAAGTTACAAGTTTGATCAAAGATATAGAGCTATCTGTTCGGTTTGAAACTCATGATGGTAAAGTAGTCTTTACTACTCACCAATCAGACTGCCAACCTGAAAAAATCAATGAAAGAAATGTGGGGATTTATCAGGTTTCGATAAAAATTCCCTCTATGTTTTTAATGCCAGATCATTACTTCATTAGCATTGGCGCTCACCAGCCAATGATCCAAACTTTTGACGATCACCAACATATACTTAGTTTTACAATTAACGAAACTGGAACTAAGTTAGCAAAGTATCAAGAATATAATAATATTGGTGTTGTAATGATTGATTTACCTTGGGAAGAACAAAATCCCGTTTTAGCTAACAACTAA